A window from Chlamydia gallinacea 08-1274/3 encodes these proteins:
- the aroF gene encoding 3-deoxy-7-phosphoheptulonate synthase, with product MLTPGLPLYPGMPLLIAGPCTLESYEHTLAIGLAVKEAGATVLRGSIRKPRTSPYTFQGWDREKVSWHKEAQRVHGLLTETEVLDVRDVEITAEHVDILRIGARNMQNFTLLQEVSQAHRPVILKRHPSATIEEWLSAAEYILNSPTCPGVILCERGIRSFETSTRYTLDLNTLALLKEISPLPIIADPSHASGKRSLVAPLAKAAMAAGADGLIIEVHESPERALCDGKQHITPQELKELFSSIRGGSHLFS from the coding sequence CTGCTTACCCCAGGCCTTCCCCTGTATCCAGGAATGCCCTTACTCATCGCTGGTCCCTGTACACTGGAAAGTTACGAACATACTCTCGCCATAGGTCTTGCTGTCAAAGAAGCAGGAGCCACTGTTCTCAGAGGATCGATAAGAAAACCTCGTACAAGCCCGTATACATTTCAAGGATGGGATAGAGAAAAAGTTTCTTGGCATAAGGAAGCCCAACGTGTGCATGGATTATTAACAGAAACTGAAGTTTTAGATGTTCGTGATGTAGAAATTACCGCAGAACATGTGGATATCCTTCGTATTGGCGCAAGAAATATGCAAAACTTCACTCTTCTCCAAGAAGTCAGCCAGGCTCATCGCCCTGTTATCCTCAAACGGCATCCTTCAGCAACGATTGAGGAATGGCTATCCGCAGCAGAATATATTTTGAATTCCCCCACATGCCCGGGAGTCATTTTATGTGAAAGAGGCATCCGCTCTTTTGAGACATCTACACGCTATACTCTAGATTTAAATACCCTAGCCCTTCTTAAAGAAATTTCCCCCCTACCGATAATTGCTGATCCTTCTCATGCTTCAGGGAAACGCTCTTTAGTCGCCCCTCTTGCAAAAGCAGCTATGGCTGCCGGTGCTGATGGATTAATAATCGAAGTCCATGAGAGCCCAGAACGTGCCCTTTGTGATGGGAAACAACACATCACCCCACAAGAACTAAAAGAATTGTTCTCCTCAATTCGAGGAGGTAGTCATCTTTTTTCGTAG
- a CDS encoding transporter substrate-binding domain-containing protein, producing the protein MKIMGWLRGIFLCSCFLLIGCSHSPEGDSPWIVGTNATYPPFEFINAEGKVVGFDIDLAEALSKKLKKRLEVREFAFDALILNLKKHRIDAVLAGISITPSRQKEIVMLPYYGDHVVELSLVALQPLDTAVPLNHYTSIAVQTGTFQEDYLLSLPGVIVRSFDSTLEVLMEVNCKKSPVAILEPSIARSVLKDFPDLCVTPLSLPEERKVLGFGLGIAKDQPEQVKEVQKALQELQAEGVLSNLEKKWGLS; encoded by the coding sequence ATGAAAATCATGGGTTGGCTACGTGGGATATTTCTATGTAGTTGTTTCTTACTCATTGGCTGTTCTCATTCTCCAGAGGGTGATTCTCCTTGGATTGTGGGGACGAATGCAACTTACCCCCCATTTGAATTTATTAATGCTGAAGGTAAGGTTGTTGGTTTTGATATCGATCTTGCTGAGGCTCTTAGTAAGAAGTTAAAAAAGCGTTTAGAAGTACGGGAGTTTGCTTTTGATGCTTTGATATTAAATCTAAAGAAACATCGCATTGATGCTGTACTTGCTGGAATATCAATAACGCCATCCCGTCAAAAAGAAATTGTCATGCTTCCTTATTATGGCGATCATGTAGTTGAGTTGTCTTTGGTTGCCCTTCAACCATTAGATACAGCGGTGCCTTTAAATCACTATACTTCAATAGCTGTTCAAACAGGAACATTTCAAGAAGACTATTTGCTATCTTTACCTGGAGTTATAGTACGTTCTTTTGATAGTACTTTGGAGGTGCTTATGGAGGTAAATTGTAAGAAATCCCCTGTAGCTATTCTTGAACCCTCTATTGCACGTAGTGTATTAAAAGATTTTCCTGATTTATGTGTTACTCCTCTGTCCCTTCCCGAAGAGAGAAAAGTATTAGGCTTTGGTCTAGGCATAGCTAAGGATCAGCCGGAGCAGGTAAAGGAAGTACAAAAAGCTTTGCAAGAGCTACAAGCAGAAGGGGTTCTTTCTAATCTTGAGAAGAAGTGGGGATTGAGTTAA
- a CDS encoding HEAT repeat domain-containing protein: protein MRQQLLIRNFPVAMREAKDLVSSSDYSLEQARLALRVFAQGKEYAVWRRAFTCCQERYPQLSRDRDVLEDFAQQILIDGIGHPSMTVRALSVLSIGLARDFRLTPWIVSSLYDDSVIVRTLALQVALHYGSKDIKDAVSHVVRHDDAMQVRMMAYHVAAMLEIEELFPFLQNQARNPLLDGEERRAAWQASLRFSSKQNMISAVQDDIDYAVFVCELFLEGEEECDMQALHDLLAISYPEVQEMALRVVLACGGELGNSSPNICRRVRDIAITSPMPKVRLQAAAVLYLQGDSLGEELLVSGLSSPYASVCEAASAAVCSLGIRGKELANTYLSRTISRKAAVNLAILLLVSRENVEKAGDVIADFISNPEMCWAIEHFLWDSPWLLQSSPPGYMDMMKREIVRKLIRLLTVARYSKVQQVTRDFFAERQHQGWSFFSGLFWDEGDEQTPLTWNVNENENFSIQLEATLAVLCRKKTLKSLQHVISLYPKSGWQDKLTILEAIAFSENLNAIDFLLDCCYVETPSLRSAAAGALLALFK from the coding sequence TTGCGTCAGCAGTTATTGATTCGAAATTTTCCTGTCGCCATGCGGGAAGCTAAAGACTTGGTGTCTTCTTCGGATTACTCTCTTGAACAGGCGCGGCTAGCTTTACGAGTTTTTGCTCAAGGAAAGGAGTATGCTGTTTGGCGTCGTGCATTTACCTGTTGTCAGGAGCGCTATCCTCAATTATCCCGAGATCGTGATGTTTTAGAAGATTTTGCTCAACAGATTCTTATTGATGGGATTGGTCACCCCTCAATGACGGTACGTGCGTTAAGTGTCCTTTCTATAGGTTTAGCGAGAGATTTTCGTTTAACTCCTTGGATTGTGTCTAGTCTTTATGATGATAGCGTGATTGTTCGTACGTTAGCTTTGCAGGTGGCTTTGCATTATGGATCTAAGGATATAAAAGATGCTGTTTCTCATGTAGTGCGTCATGATGATGCTATGCAGGTACGCATGATGGCTTATCATGTTGCTGCGATGTTGGAAATAGAAGAATTGTTTCCTTTTCTTCAGAATCAGGCTAGAAATCCTCTGCTTGATGGTGAGGAACGTCGTGCTGCTTGGCAGGCTTCCCTACGATTTTCTTCGAAGCAAAATATGATATCAGCTGTGCAAGATGATATTGATTATGCGGTATTTGTTTGTGAACTTTTTCTTGAAGGGGAAGAGGAATGTGATATGCAGGCTTTGCACGATCTTTTAGCTATTTCCTATCCCGAAGTTCAAGAAATGGCTCTTCGTGTTGTATTAGCGTGTGGTGGGGAACTAGGTAATTCTTCTCCAAACATTTGTCGCCGGGTGCGGGATATTGCAATAACTTCACCCATGCCTAAAGTGCGTTTACAAGCAGCTGCTGTACTTTACCTTCAAGGGGATTCCTTAGGTGAAGAGTTGCTCGTTTCAGGGCTATCCTCTCCTTATGCATCTGTTTGCGAAGCAGCGTCTGCAGCTGTATGTTCTTTAGGTATTCGGGGTAAGGAGTTAGCTAATACATACCTTTCTCGTACAATTTCTAGGAAAGCCGCTGTAAATTTAGCTATTTTACTTCTTGTAAGTCGAGAAAATGTAGAAAAAGCAGGGGATGTCATTGCTGATTTTATTTCTAATCCGGAGATGTGTTGGGCAATAGAACACTTCCTTTGGGATTCTCCGTGGTTGCTCCAATCATCTCCTCCGGGATATATGGACATGATGAAAAGGGAAATCGTAAGAAAATTGATTCGTTTACTTACAGTTGCACGATATAGCAAAGTTCAACAGGTAACTCGGGATTTTTTTGCAGAAAGGCAACACCAGGGCTGGAGCTTTTTTTCGGGTCTTTTTTGGGATGAAGGGGATGAACAGACTCCATTAACTTGGAATGTAAATGAAAATGAAAATTTTTCTATACAATTAGAAGCGACACTCGCTGTCCTATGCCGAAAAAAGACCTTAAAATCTCTACAACATGTCATAAGTTTGTATCCTAAAAGTGGGTGGCAGGATAAGTTAACGATTTTGGAGGCCATTGCTTTTTCAGAAAACCTCAATGCAATTGATTTTCTGTTAGATTGTTGTTACGTTGAAACCCCCTCGCTACGATCTGCAGCTGCGGGGGCATTGCTTGCTTTATTTAAGTAG
- a CDS encoding peptidase C65 Otubain family protein, with product MSPIPPACPPPGKNNFYHLRTCPQDSLCIRILRVITYILLHIITLGILLLIHYLEKHIVDDVTYPRFPIASAKTPQIPTPDSPSLLSEPSQLPTPDSFSISPTTPVIITSPQKTKQIEKQKKITETSIKAILPTLPSPSLLDMISFPSGLSTKAGFFSVLTLDQLPQGVVPFSLEAMLHYRKRGLSPHAARSALDILNIANPAFLATYPISFKESFQPTFINLQQKLLEANPESDEYLVADLQLKQLNYLNNNYYIVEVLGDGNCFYRACFVGWLCYLMRQNHPGVFSEEAERIQSLPFASSSPEHQAISKNMADLLLYCKNLKTLKNLFDLILLSPIHTNTGVKYLRQLATFETDCIRVQSLGEENLKALILGQLEETPELLLAALSELMRIQPSSPLFTEMFLNTRPPSLSATTQALLLLEFLHPLLSSKQETFLSIHPLVREFLETCSSTLSSSGVTNENAEQIISLLPQELLAHYTEFSQAIAQCVPPIPKNVEMFSFLLSRPSCMNHNTSCNTFYTLAYSALQTQLENQSNLSNYLNLSSEQTSPLYCVLEKLWSQKLFINTVDLLLSLPGGMQGTLVAPQLEHAFTLILRLLFKAPKTLSDSEIQEMNQSLLQCIQQSTHLTTAFASFLKLPLFTELQARVPDLGQAQARAIQLFLFAFQYPRLVQCAHNMQATNTINKLMLLFYPYLQQAVRKQSNFKKLQTFSEQIWGFFCCHSPKFNVNINPQIIESTVLSLSKHPQLLFLCDPEFQLAILNILKSSSDPRAARELIHEIKTKEHALWTSYIKHVDTASRKLSQQNKSRLTTLLPQEALLFSFLNYHPQVCNTSSSLGQQCHTYLAQQTSKLCQELVTHHSTWASAVEKNRPCLSVYKQLQEAFLLPVLRPTQNFPETRQTLLQQLSQLSTSELQNIFNVINFQAEDEHVSALSTTLGSIGLCQYLADSSLSQTPAQLIPLADSQGFLKLDFSPEDQAHIHIFRGHNHYNCLLRKDPDDTSRNENSKPLKKPQP from the coding sequence ATGTCGCCCATCCCGCCTGCATGTCCGCCTCCAGGAAAGAATAATTTTTACCACCTGCGCACATGTCCTCAAGATTCTTTATGCATTCGCATATTACGTGTAATTACTTATATACTCCTACACATCATTACCTTAGGGATTCTCTTATTAATTCATTACCTTGAAAAACATATCGTGGATGATGTCACATATCCCCGATTTCCTATTGCCTCTGCAAAAACGCCACAAATACCCACCCCAGACTCCCCATCCTTACTATCGGAGCCAAGTCAGCTACCAACACCAGATTCTTTCTCCATTTCTCCAACTACCCCGGTCATAATCACGTCTCCACAAAAAACAAAGCAAATCGAGAAACAGAAGAAAATTACTGAAACTTCTATTAAAGCAATTCTTCCCACTCTTCCCTCGCCTTCTCTGCTTGACATGATATCTTTCCCAAGCGGTCTCTCAACAAAAGCGGGATTTTTTAGTGTCTTGACTTTAGATCAACTTCCTCAAGGTGTTGTTCCTTTTTCCTTAGAAGCGATGCTGCATTATAGAAAACGAGGACTTAGTCCTCATGCTGCACGTTCTGCTCTAGATATTTTAAATATCGCTAACCCCGCCTTCCTAGCCACCTACCCCATAAGCTTCAAAGAAAGCTTTCAGCCAACCTTCATAAACTTACAACAAAAACTACTAGAGGCAAATCCCGAATCTGATGAGTATCTCGTAGCTGATTTACAGTTAAAGCAACTGAACTACTTAAACAATAATTACTATATAGTTGAAGTTCTTGGAGATGGAAACTGCTTCTATCGTGCATGTTTTGTCGGGTGGCTATGTTACTTAATGCGACAAAATCATCCGGGCGTCTTCTCTGAAGAAGCCGAGCGCATCCAGTCCCTGCCCTTTGCCTCGTCTTCTCCTGAACATCAAGCAATTTCTAAAAACATGGCAGATCTCTTACTCTACTGCAAAAATCTAAAAACACTAAAGAATTTATTTGATCTTATTCTCCTTTCCCCTATTCACACAAATACAGGAGTGAAGTATCTTCGCCAACTAGCTACTTTCGAAACTGATTGCATACGCGTGCAATCTCTGGGAGAAGAAAACTTAAAAGCTTTAATCTTAGGACAACTGGAAGAAACGCCAGAATTGCTCTTAGCTGCCCTATCAGAACTTATGCGGATACAACCTTCTTCTCCCCTATTCACTGAAATGTTCTTAAACACTCGCCCCCCCTCCCTATCTGCAACAACACAAGCACTGCTTCTTCTAGAGTTCTTACACCCCCTGCTCTCATCTAAACAAGAAACATTTCTCTCTATCCACCCCCTAGTCCGGGAATTCTTAGAGACATGTTCATCTACATTATCCTCATCTGGCGTAACAAATGAGAATGCTGAACAGATCATCTCTCTCCTACCTCAAGAGCTTCTAGCACACTATACTGAGTTTTCTCAAGCAATAGCTCAGTGCGTCCCACCTATTCCTAAAAACGTGGAGATGTTTTCTTTTCTACTATCCCGCCCATCGTGTATGAATCATAATACTTCCTGTAACACCTTTTACACTCTAGCCTACTCGGCATTACAAACGCAGTTAGAAAATCAAAGCAACTTGAGCAACTACCTCAACTTGAGTTCTGAACAGACGTCCCCCCTATATTGCGTTCTTGAGAAGTTATGGTCTCAAAAATTATTCATCAATACAGTGGATTTACTCCTATCTCTCCCAGGAGGAATGCAAGGAACACTCGTCGCCCCTCAATTAGAACATGCGTTTACTCTTATCTTACGGTTATTATTTAAAGCACCAAAAACTCTTTCCGATTCTGAGATTCAAGAAATGAATCAATCCCTATTACAATGCATTCAGCAGAGTACCCACCTCACGACTGCCTTCGCTTCTTTCCTCAAATTACCCTTATTTACAGAACTACAAGCTCGTGTACCTGACCTAGGGCAAGCTCAGGCCCGAGCTATACAATTATTTCTTTTTGCTTTCCAATATCCTCGGTTGGTACAATGTGCTCACAACATGCAGGCTACCAACACAATAAACAAATTAATGTTGCTATTCTATCCCTACTTACAGCAAGCCGTAAGGAAGCAGTCGAACTTTAAAAAACTACAAACTTTTAGTGAACAAATTTGGGGTTTTTTCTGCTGTCACTCCCCTAAATTCAATGTTAATATCAATCCCCAGATCATTGAGTCTACAGTACTCTCTCTATCGAAACATCCTCAACTACTTTTCCTATGCGATCCAGAATTCCAACTGGCGATTTTAAATATCTTAAAAAGTTCTTCGGATCCTCGTGCTGCACGGGAACTGATTCATGAAATAAAAACGAAAGAACACGCATTATGGACTAGCTACATCAAGCATGTTGATACCGCGAGTCGTAAACTTTCTCAACAGAATAAAAGTCGCTTAACCACTCTATTACCACAAGAAGCCCTACTCTTTAGTTTTCTTAACTATCATCCCCAGGTATGTAACACGTCCTCCTCTCTAGGCCAACAATGTCACACCTATTTAGCTCAACAAACCAGTAAACTATGTCAAGAACTCGTAACTCATCACTCCACTTGGGCAAGTGCTGTTGAAAAAAATCGGCCATGCTTATCTGTCTATAAACAACTACAAGAAGCTTTCTTACTTCCCGTTCTACGGCCTACACAAAATTTTCCTGAAACACGGCAGACTCTTTTACAGCAACTGAGCCAACTCAGCACCTCTGAACTTCAAAATATCTTTAATGTAATTAATTTCCAAGCTGAAGACGAACATGTTAGTGCTCTTTCCACTACTTTGGGATCCATAGGTCTTTGTCAATATCTTGCAGACAGCTCATTATCCCAAACGCCAGCGCAATTGATTCCTCTTGCAGACTCCCAAGGATTCTTAAAATTAGATTTCTCTCCGGAAGATCAAGCGCACATCCACATATTCCGAGGACATAACCACTATAATTGTCTATTAAGAAAAGATCCTGATGATACTTCTAGGAATGAAAATAGTAAACCTTTAAAGAAACCCCAACCTTAA
- a CDS encoding MBL fold metallo-hydrolase gives MLQQGAQGKMTSGKLIFLGTGNPEGIPVPFCSCSVCSGGKIQRLRSSVLIQWNEKNFVIDVGPDFRQQMLLQKIMHLDGVFLTHPHYDHIGGIDDLRAWYVVHQQTLPVVLSASTHKCLCKIRGHLVQPPNEYETLAAVLDFTVLSAYHGSHCFLGLPYTYVSYYQKLCQVTGYRIGNIAYLTDMQRYDQEILSYLSGVDTVILSVSPTQESSPFLGRGYSHLTLSQAEDFASRLGAKQLILTHISHCLQKELDGDHHKICAYDGMEVPLCIEG, from the coding sequence ATGCTACAACAGGGTGCACAGGGAAAGATGACTTCAGGGAAATTGATTTTTTTAGGCACGGGAAATCCTGAGGGGATTCCTGTTCCGTTTTGTTCCTGTTCTGTTTGCTCAGGAGGGAAGATACAACGGTTGCGATCTTCAGTATTGATACAGTGGAATGAAAAGAATTTTGTGATTGATGTAGGCCCGGATTTTAGACAGCAAATGTTATTGCAGAAGATTATGCATTTAGATGGAGTATTTCTTACACATCCACATTATGATCATATTGGAGGTATTGATGATTTGCGTGCTTGGTATGTTGTGCATCAACAGACTCTTCCTGTGGTGCTTTCAGCAAGTACGCACAAGTGTCTCTGTAAAATACGTGGGCATCTTGTCCAGCCTCCTAATGAATATGAGACATTAGCTGCCGTATTGGATTTCACTGTCTTGAGTGCATACCATGGCTCGCATTGTTTTTTGGGATTACCCTACACGTATGTTTCTTATTACCAAAAATTGTGCCAGGTTACAGGATATCGTATAGGTAATATTGCCTACCTTACGGATATGCAAAGGTACGATCAGGAAATTTTGAGCTATTTATCTGGGGTTGATACGGTCATTCTCTCTGTATCCCCTACACAAGAATCTTCTCCATTTTTAGGTCGAGGATACTCACATCTTACATTAAGTCAGGCAGAAGATTTTGCTTCTCGCTTGGGAGCTAAGCAGTTAATTCTTACACATATTAGCCATTGTTTACAAAAGGAGCTGGATGGGGATCATCACAAGATATGTGCTTATGATGGTATGGAAGTGCCTTTATGTATTGAAGGATGA
- the hflX gene encoding GTPase HflX, which yields MKKQESDGNRNDQSSLGWHFSLPRKEQDPALALAIVCYASKSEQKNVDEHKDELISLADSCGISVLEIRSWILRVPSPSTYLNEGKLLEIEEILSQFPSIGTLIVDEEITASQQRNLEKRLGVVVLDRTEIILEIFASRALTAEAGLQVELARSRYLLPRLKRMWGHLARQKSGGGKGGGFVKGEGEKQIELDRRMIRDRIHKLTASLKNVEKQRKERRKSKERQGITSFALIGYTNSGKSTLLNLLTSADTYVEDKLFATLDPKTRRCVLPCGRRVLVTDTVGFIRKLPHTLVAAFKSTLEAALHEDILLHVVDASHPLAFEHIETTKALIHELGIEHPKIITVLNKADALPEGKVSTKLRLLSPHSVVVSAKTGEGIPSLLEIMMEMIMQNYPRVRLEFPYKDYGKFTELCDLGLVISHSCQDDILLVDAYIPQEMEKDYGPFILSRF from the coding sequence ATGAAAAAACAAGAGTCTGATGGAAATCGCAATGACCAAAGCTCTTTAGGTTGGCATTTTTCTCTTCCTCGTAAGGAACAAGATCCGGCTTTAGCTTTGGCTATAGTCTGTTATGCGAGTAAATCTGAGCAGAAGAATGTAGACGAACATAAAGACGAACTTATTTCTCTTGCAGATTCCTGTGGGATTTCTGTTTTAGAGATCCGTTCTTGGATATTGCGTGTGCCTTCGCCATCTACATATTTAAATGAAGGGAAATTATTAGAGATTGAGGAGATTTTATCTCAATTTCCTTCGATTGGGACCCTAATCGTTGATGAAGAAATTACAGCTTCACAGCAGAGAAATTTGGAGAAGCGTTTAGGTGTTGTTGTTTTAGATCGTACAGAAATTATTTTAGAGATTTTTGCTTCTCGGGCTTTAACGGCAGAAGCTGGTCTTCAAGTAGAGCTTGCTCGATCTCGTTATCTTCTTCCTCGTTTAAAAAGGATGTGGGGCCATTTGGCACGTCAAAAATCAGGAGGTGGTAAAGGCGGAGGTTTTGTTAAGGGTGAGGGAGAAAAACAGATCGAACTTGATAGGAGAATGATTCGTGATAGGATCCATAAGCTAACAGCGAGTCTTAAAAATGTAGAAAAGCAACGGAAAGAGCGCAGGAAGTCAAAGGAAAGACAGGGAATAACGTCGTTTGCTTTGATTGGGTATACGAACTCAGGGAAAAGCACGCTATTAAATCTTCTAACTTCAGCAGATACCTATGTTGAAGATAAACTTTTTGCCACGTTAGATCCAAAAACGCGTCGGTGTGTGCTTCCTTGTGGCCGACGTGTGTTAGTTACCGATACCGTGGGGTTTATTCGTAAGCTACCTCATACGCTCGTAGCGGCATTTAAGAGTACTTTAGAAGCTGCTTTGCATGAAGATATTTTACTTCATGTTGTCGATGCTTCCCATCCTTTGGCTTTTGAACACATAGAGACAACAAAGGCCTTGATTCACGAACTGGGGATTGAGCACCCCAAAATAATTACGGTATTGAATAAAGCGGATGCTCTTCCCGAGGGGAAAGTGTCTACAAAACTACGTTTGCTGTCCCCACATTCCGTGGTGGTTTCAGCAAAAACAGGAGAGGGAATTCCTTCGTTATTAGAAATCATGATGGAAATGATTATGCAAAATTATCCCCGAGTACGTTTAGAATTTCCCTATAAGGATTATGGGAAATTCACTGAGCTTTGTGATTTGGGTTTGGTTATTTCCCACTCGTGTCAAGATGATATTTTACTTGTAGATGCTTATATTCCCCAGGAAATGGAGAAAGACTACGGTCCGTTTATTTTATCTCGTTTTTAG
- a CDS encoding sodium:solute symporter family protein, giving the protein MNFGLFLFCLFSVQVLCIFIGRKSYSSSEDREGYFLAGRSLQIFPLAMTFIATQIGGGVLLGAAEEAAHYGYRVIFYPLGVALGLILLGVGPGKKLASGSIVTIVTLFESVYQSPKLRKLAFVISALSLFFILVAQIIALDKLFHIFSYGTIFTALLTAIFWGILALYTSAGGFRGVVRTDMIQAIFLIAAVCFCTIVVWLGSRDVPLAPPNFSSLPVSKLSSWVFMPMVFMLIEQDMAQRCIAAASPRKLQWAAIFAGVVMLIFNFFPLFLGSLGTQLGLPPDCILIHTVSYIGSPSLAAVMAAAIGIAILSTADSLMSALAQLISEEIPPLASINSRYLILAIALLVPLIAIGFTNIVDVLMLSYSFSVCCLSVPIGAALLTRYQATTLSAWAAVLVGGGAYIWGMFSSFYIPRDVFAWLCSLVAFIVVEVAVVHGVNIVKKQV; this is encoded by the coding sequence GTGAATTTTGGATTATTTTTGTTTTGTTTATTTAGTGTTCAAGTTTTGTGTATATTTATAGGACGAAAGTCCTACTCTTCTTCAGAAGACAGAGAGGGGTATTTTCTTGCGGGGCGTAGTTTACAAATATTTCCCCTAGCTATGACATTTATTGCAACGCAAATTGGAGGAGGAGTTCTTCTAGGAGCTGCTGAAGAGGCAGCACACTATGGTTATAGAGTGATTTTTTATCCTTTAGGAGTAGCTCTAGGTTTAATTTTATTAGGTGTAGGTCCGGGAAAAAAACTTGCTTCGGGGTCTATAGTGACCATAGTTACTCTTTTTGAGAGTGTGTATCAATCTCCCAAATTGCGTAAGCTTGCTTTTGTAATTTCTGCACTGTCATTATTTTTTATTCTTGTTGCTCAGATTATTGCCTTAGATAAATTATTTCATATTTTTTCTTATGGAACGATTTTTACTGCTCTTCTTACAGCTATTTTTTGGGGAATTTTAGCTTTGTATACTTCGGCCGGAGGATTTCGTGGAGTTGTAAGGACAGATATGATTCAAGCGATATTTCTTATAGCCGCCGTGTGTTTCTGTACAATAGTTGTCTGGCTAGGATCTCGAGATGTACCTTTAGCACCTCCAAATTTTTCTTCTTTACCTGTAAGTAAGTTATCTTCGTGGGTTTTCATGCCTATGGTGTTTATGTTAATCGAGCAGGATATGGCACAGCGGTGCATTGCTGCGGCTTCTCCTAGAAAGTTGCAGTGGGCAGCCATTTTTGCAGGCGTTGTGATGTTGATATTTAATTTCTTTCCTTTATTTTTAGGTTCCCTAGGAACCCAGTTGGGACTTCCTCCCGATTGTATTCTTATTCACACTGTTTCTTATATCGGTAGTCCCTCATTAGCTGCAGTAATGGCTGCGGCTATTGGTATTGCTATACTGTCCACAGCGGATTCATTAATGAGTGCTCTAGCACAGTTAATTAGTGAAGAGATTCCACCATTAGCTTCTATAAACTCTCGTTATCTTATTCTTGCTATTGCTTTGCTTGTTCCCCTAATCGCTATAGGGTTTACGAATATTGTGGATGTACTCATGTTAAGCTACAGCTTTTCTGTTTGTTGTCTTTCCGTCCCTATAGGTGCGGCTCTTCTTACGCGTTATCAAGCAACAACGTTGTCTGCATGGGCGGCAGTGTTGGTAGGTGGCGGAGCATATATTTGGGGAATGTTTTCTTCTTTCTATATTCCTAGAGATGTATTTGCTTGGCTATGTTCATTAGTTGCTTTTATTGTTGTAGAAGTTGCTGTTGTCCATGGAGTAAACATCGTGAAGAAACAAGTTTGA